The Malus domestica chromosome 10, GDT2T_hap1 genome contains a region encoding:
- the LOC103445722 gene encoding uncharacterized protein, which translates to MASFSMFKLSFFLSLLSNLNLGLWPQTQNSLVIFPPSCNSIECPIFDTVEVGNGYEVRRYNSTEWMSTSPIQDISLVEATRTGFLQLFDYIQGKNKYEEKIEMTAPVLSEVSPSEGPLCESSFVVSFYVPKKNQENPPPAEGLHLQTWKPKYVAVRQFSGFVSDYNIGEEAAALQASLAGTVWSAAIDKSHAANHTSAYTVAQYNSPFEFDHRVNEIWMIFDLEE; encoded by the exons ATGGCTTCTTTCAGTATGTTTAAGCTCTCATTTTTCTTGAGCCTTCTCTCCAATCTGAACCTGGGGTTGTGGCCACAAACTCAAAACAGTTTGGTAATATTTCCACCATCATGTAACAGCATAGAGTGTCCTATCTTCGACACAGTCGAGGTCGGGAATGGCTACGAAGTCCGTCGATACAATTCGACAGAGTGGATGTCGACTTCTCCTATTCAAGATATCTCTCTTGTCGAAGCCACCAGAACTGGCTTCTTACA GTTGTTTGACTACATTCAAGGGAAGAACAAGTACGAAGAGAAAATAGAGATGACTGCCCCAGTCCTCAGCGAAGTCTCACCAAGTGAAGGACCCCTCTGTGAGTCCTCATTTGTGGTGAGCTTCTATGTGCCAAAGAAGAACCAAGAAAACCCACCACCAGCagaaggccttcatcttcaaacatGGAAACCTAAATATGTTGCGGTGAGGCAATTCAGTGGATTCGTATCTGACTACAACATCGGAGAAGAAGCTGCTGCCTTGCAGGCCAGTCTTGCAGGCACTGTTTGGTCTGCTGCCATTGACAAAAGCCATGCAGCCAATCACACTTCAGCTTATACTGTTGCACAGTACAATTCGCCTTTTGAATTTGATCACAGGGTGAATGAGATATggatgatatttgatttagaagAGTGA
- the LOC103445721 gene encoding ubiquitin carboxyl-terminal hydrolase 15 isoform X1: MLEPREADIPALFLVFVVLPLVAYVLLGKWSETSKKTERVSLLAQLAAEEALRVETMAIAAVIPPVSSSNPSKNGLQVCARCYSTATTRCSRCKSIRYCSGKCQIIHWREVHRQECLQLEPTSSSSSPKAVSFGESFHEKLLPNDSINSQYFGCKMEHILAEQAPPDNIIYPSTSTGAPVMLDCASLVDTSQVSMPERRSVDKWVSRKSHRELRKKVGVAFDSSEETSFGWTTHSGSSNVNSSKEVFMEHKLRNCDSHLAEEENAMMQNFNISDSYMKGQATSRNTVREIDKSQSQSGYIYESGSNSGSTSSSYSSKSGIDVHENGLDFIPNAGNYLKEERLSNYETAEFKCAEMTKMKTEVKAKRAPYSLGTKLSKLPKSTMEVSGEQCYSEREGQEQIAEVSKITRMRDTTAQGSNGIANVRIMKMMGLKKPKNFTRQEVPELNGYQQKTKVLFPYDEFVKYLQCEVFDLSPRGLLNCGNSCYANVVLQCLTCTKPLIIYLLRRSHSRACCGKDWCLMCELEQHVMMLRESGGPLSPSRILFHMRSINCQIGDGSQEDAHEFLRLLVTSMQSICLEGLGGESKVDPRLQETTFIQHTFGGHLRSKVKCLRCHHESERYENIMDLTLEIFGWVESLEDALTQFTTPEDLDGENMYRCGRCAAYVRARKQLSIHEAPNILTIVLKRFQGFLVFYAWHYFCCWNTESSLVLHQEGNYGKINKCITFPDMLDMIPFMTGTGDIPPLYLLYGVVVHLDTQNASFSGHYVAYVKDMRGDWFRIDDTEVHPVSMSQVMMEGAYILFYMRSCPRPQGGFSGKAIKEQVPGLENQCLLKAQKSRLDQSKHSRQFARPEHLPDDIRPEIAAAFGNSTANDILRSSNRNVFPRMETYGGPIGVEFSDATSSDWSLFTSSDEASFTTESTRDSFSTVDCADACNIDPVCSILYAPEYSHSSASCRKFSNSRPHTRFVSKERGVILDSCLSTHPVDRVQKRNYSRQVSDSQTEHPLDSKCSSFVRYGTNPMHSLDRTSDHCKL, translated from the exons ATGCTTGAGCCAAGGGAAGCTGATATACCTGCTCTGTTTCTGGTTTTCGTTGTACTCCCTTTAGTTGCTTATGTTTTACTTGGAAAATGGAGTGAGACATCTAAGAAGACAGAGAGGGTAAGTTTGCTTGCTCAACTGGCTGCAGAAGAAGCTCTTAGAGTAGAAACAATGGCCATTGCTGCTGTTATTCCTCCTGTGTCTTCTTCAAATCCTTCGAAGAATGGACTTCAAGTATGTGCCAGATGCTATAGTACAGCTACAACCCGCTGCTCTAGATGCAAATCCATCAGATATTG TTCTGGTAAGTGTCAAATAATTCACTGGAGGGAAGTTCACAGGCAAGAATGCCTGCAGTTGGAACCTACTAGTTCAAGCTCATCTCCTAAGGCTGTCTCATTTGGAGAATCTTTtcatgagaagttattacctaatGACAGCATCAATTCACAGTACTTTGGGTGTAAGATGGAGCACATTTTGGCTGAGCAAGCACCACCAGATAATATAATTTATCCTTCAACAAGCACTGGTGCCCCCGTTATGCTTGATTGTGCTTCTTTAGTTGATACCTCTCAAGTTTCCATGCCAGAGAGAAGAAGTGTGGACAAGTGGGTTTCCAGAAAATCCCACAGAGaattaagaaaaaaagttgGAGTTGCATTTGATTCTTCTGAAGAAACATCTTTTGGTTGGACTACCCATTCGGGCTCTTCTAATGTTAATTCATCAAAAGAGGTTTTTATGGAGCATAAG TTAAGAAATTGTGACTCTCACTTAGCAGAGGAAGAAAATGCTATGATGcaaaatttcaatatttctgacaGTTATATGAAAGGTCAAGCTACTTCAAGAAATACGGTGCGTGAGATTGATAAGTCTCAAAGTCAAAGTGGCTACATATATGAATCAGGAAGCAACTCTGGATCAACATCCTCGTCATATTCTTCAAAAAGTGGAATAGATGTGCATGAAAATGGGTTGGACTTCATTCCGAATGCAGGAAATTACCTTAAAGAGGAAAGATTATCCAATTATGAAACAGCAGAGTTCAAATGTGCTGAAATGACGAAAATGAAGACTGAAGTAAAGGCTAAAAGAGCTCCGTATTCCCTTGGGACCAAGTTGTCTAAATTACCAAAATCAACAATGGAAGTCTCCGGAGAGCAGTGTTACTCAGAGAGAGAGGGGCAGGAACAAATTGCTGAAGTTTCAA AAATCACTAGAATGAGAGATACCACTGCACAAGGGAGCAATGGAATTGCAAATGTAAGGATCATGAAGATGATGGGTCTAAAGAAGCCAAAGAACTTTACCAGACAGGAAGTCCCCGAATTGAATGGTTACCAACAGAAAACTAAG GTCCTGTTTCCTTATGATGAGTTTGTGAAGTACCTTCAGTGCGAAGTCTTTGACTTATCACCTCGGGGCCTTTTGAATTGTGGGAACAG tTGCTATGCAAATGTCGTCTTGCAGTGCTTAACCTGCACAAAGCCTCTCATTATCTATTTGCTTCGCAGATCACATTCAAGAGCCT GTTGTGGTAAAGATTGGTGTCTCATGTGTGAGCTGGAGCAACATGTGATGATGCTACGAGAAAGTGGGGGCCCACTTTCTCCTAGTCGAATTCTTTTTCATATGAGGAGTATTAATTGCCAAATTGGTGATGGAAGTCAAGAAGATGCACATGAATTCTTAAG GCTTCTAGTTACGTCAATGCAATCTATATGCTTGGAGGGGCTGGGTGGTGAAAGCAAGGTTGATCCTAGATTGCAAGAAACAACTTTTATACAACATACATTTGGCGGACATCTCAGATCAAAG GTCAAGTGTTTGAGATGTCATCATGAGTCAGAACGATATGAAAACATCATGGATCTTACCTTAGAGATATTTGGTTGGGTTGAGTCACTTGAAGATGCGCTGACTCAGTTTACAACCCCTGAAGATTTGGATGGAGAAAACATGTACAGATGTGGAAG GTGTGCTGCTTATGTTCGAGCCAGGAAGCAATTGAGCATACATGAGGCGCCAAATATCCTCACAATTGTCTTGAAGAGATTTCAG GGCTTTCTGGTTTTTTATGCTTGGCACTACTTCTGTTGCTGGAATACTGAATCATCACTGGTTCTTCACCAGGAGGGAAATTATGGAAAAATAAACAAGTGCATCACTTTTCCAGACATGCTGGATATGATTCCATTTATGACTGGAACGGGTGACATTCCTCCGCTTTACTTGCTATATGGTGTTGTGGTGCATTTGGATACGCAGAATGCATCTTTCTCTGGACATTATGTGGCATATGTGAAAGACATGCGAGGTGATTGGTTCAGGATAGATGACACTGAG GTTCACCCCGTTTCAATGAGCCAGGTTATGATGGAAGGAGCATATATCTTATTTTACATGAG gTCTTGTCCCCGCCCTCAAGGAGGATTTTCTGGAAAAGCTATCAAGGAGCAAGTTCCAGGCTTAGAAAATCAATGCCTGTTGAAAGCTCAGAAGTCAAGGCTAGATCAAAGCAAACACAGCAGGCAATTTGCTAGGCCAGAGCATTTACCAGATGATATCAGGCCAGAGATTGCAGCTGCCTTTGGCAACAGCACCGCTAATGATATCCTTAGGAGTTCTAACAGGAATGTTTTCCCTAGGATGGAAACATATGGTGGGCCCATCGGTGTGGAGTTCTCTGATGCTACGTCAAGTGATTGGTCTCTTTTTACAAGTTCTGATGAGGCCTCGTTCACGACTGAGAGTACAAGAGACTCTTTCAGTACTGTGGATTGTGCCGATGCTTGCAATATCGATCCAGTCTGTTCAATTTTATATGCTCCGGAGTATTCTCACAGTTCTGCATCCTGTAGAAAATTTTCCAATAGTAGGCCACACACTAGATTTGTTTCCAAGGAAAGGGGTGTTATTTTGGATTCATGCTTGTCAACCCATCCCGTTGACAGAGTACAGAAACGAAACTATTCAAGACAGGTCAGTGATTCACAAACCGAACACCCTCTGGATAGTAAATGCAGCTCGTTTGTAAGATATGGGACTAACCCAATGCATAGTCTTGACCGAACTTCAGATCATTGCAAACTCTAA
- the LOC103445721 gene encoding ubiquitin carboxyl-terminal hydrolase 15 isoform X2, translating into MLEPREADIPALFLVFVVLPLVAYVLLGKWSETSKKTERVSLLAQLAAEEALRVETMAIAAVIPPVSSSNPSKNGLQVCARCYSTATTRCSRCKSIRYCSGKCQIIHWREVHRQECLQLEPTSSSSSPKAVSFGESFHEKLLPNDSINSQYFGCKMEHILAEQAPPDNIIYPSTSTGAPVMLDCASLVDTSQVSMPERRSVDKWVSRKSHRELRKKVGVAFDSSEETSFGWTTHSGSSNVNSSKEVFMEHKLRNCDSHLAEEENAMMQNFNISDSYMKGQATSRNTVREIDKSQSQSGYIYESGSNSGSTSSSYSSKSGIDVHENGLDFIPNAGNYLKEERLSNYETAEFKCAEMTKMKTEVKAKRAPYSLGTKLSKLPKSTMEVSGEQCYSEREGQEQIAEVSKITRMRDTTAQGSNGIANVRIMKMMGLKKPKNFTRQEVPELNGYQQKTKVLFPYDEFVKYLQCEVFDLSPRGLLNCGNSCYANVVLQCLTCTKPLIIYLLRRSHSRACCGKDWCLMCELEQHVMMLRESGGPLSPSRILFHMRSINCQIGDGSQEDAHEFLRLLVTSMQSICLEGLGGESKVDPRLQETTFIQHTFGGHLRSKVKCLRCHHESERYENIMDLTLEIFGWVESLEDALTQFTTPEDLDGENMYRCGRCAAYVRARKQLSIHEAPNILTIVLKRFQEGNYGKINKCITFPDMLDMIPFMTGTGDIPPLYLLYGVVVHLDTQNASFSGHYVAYVKDMRGDWFRIDDTEVHPVSMSQVMMEGAYILFYMRSCPRPQGGFSGKAIKEQVPGLENQCLLKAQKSRLDQSKHSRQFARPEHLPDDIRPEIAAAFGNSTANDILRSSNRNVFPRMETYGGPIGVEFSDATSSDWSLFTSSDEASFTTESTRDSFSTVDCADACNIDPVCSILYAPEYSHSSASCRKFSNSRPHTRFVSKERGVILDSCLSTHPVDRVQKRNYSRQVSDSQTEHPLDSKCSSFVRYGTNPMHSLDRTSDHCKL; encoded by the exons ATGCTTGAGCCAAGGGAAGCTGATATACCTGCTCTGTTTCTGGTTTTCGTTGTACTCCCTTTAGTTGCTTATGTTTTACTTGGAAAATGGAGTGAGACATCTAAGAAGACAGAGAGGGTAAGTTTGCTTGCTCAACTGGCTGCAGAAGAAGCTCTTAGAGTAGAAACAATGGCCATTGCTGCTGTTATTCCTCCTGTGTCTTCTTCAAATCCTTCGAAGAATGGACTTCAAGTATGTGCCAGATGCTATAGTACAGCTACAACCCGCTGCTCTAGATGCAAATCCATCAGATATTG TTCTGGTAAGTGTCAAATAATTCACTGGAGGGAAGTTCACAGGCAAGAATGCCTGCAGTTGGAACCTACTAGTTCAAGCTCATCTCCTAAGGCTGTCTCATTTGGAGAATCTTTtcatgagaagttattacctaatGACAGCATCAATTCACAGTACTTTGGGTGTAAGATGGAGCACATTTTGGCTGAGCAAGCACCACCAGATAATATAATTTATCCTTCAACAAGCACTGGTGCCCCCGTTATGCTTGATTGTGCTTCTTTAGTTGATACCTCTCAAGTTTCCATGCCAGAGAGAAGAAGTGTGGACAAGTGGGTTTCCAGAAAATCCCACAGAGaattaagaaaaaaagttgGAGTTGCATTTGATTCTTCTGAAGAAACATCTTTTGGTTGGACTACCCATTCGGGCTCTTCTAATGTTAATTCATCAAAAGAGGTTTTTATGGAGCATAAG TTAAGAAATTGTGACTCTCACTTAGCAGAGGAAGAAAATGCTATGATGcaaaatttcaatatttctgacaGTTATATGAAAGGTCAAGCTACTTCAAGAAATACGGTGCGTGAGATTGATAAGTCTCAAAGTCAAAGTGGCTACATATATGAATCAGGAAGCAACTCTGGATCAACATCCTCGTCATATTCTTCAAAAAGTGGAATAGATGTGCATGAAAATGGGTTGGACTTCATTCCGAATGCAGGAAATTACCTTAAAGAGGAAAGATTATCCAATTATGAAACAGCAGAGTTCAAATGTGCTGAAATGACGAAAATGAAGACTGAAGTAAAGGCTAAAAGAGCTCCGTATTCCCTTGGGACCAAGTTGTCTAAATTACCAAAATCAACAATGGAAGTCTCCGGAGAGCAGTGTTACTCAGAGAGAGAGGGGCAGGAACAAATTGCTGAAGTTTCAA AAATCACTAGAATGAGAGATACCACTGCACAAGGGAGCAATGGAATTGCAAATGTAAGGATCATGAAGATGATGGGTCTAAAGAAGCCAAAGAACTTTACCAGACAGGAAGTCCCCGAATTGAATGGTTACCAACAGAAAACTAAG GTCCTGTTTCCTTATGATGAGTTTGTGAAGTACCTTCAGTGCGAAGTCTTTGACTTATCACCTCGGGGCCTTTTGAATTGTGGGAACAG tTGCTATGCAAATGTCGTCTTGCAGTGCTTAACCTGCACAAAGCCTCTCATTATCTATTTGCTTCGCAGATCACATTCAAGAGCCT GTTGTGGTAAAGATTGGTGTCTCATGTGTGAGCTGGAGCAACATGTGATGATGCTACGAGAAAGTGGGGGCCCACTTTCTCCTAGTCGAATTCTTTTTCATATGAGGAGTATTAATTGCCAAATTGGTGATGGAAGTCAAGAAGATGCACATGAATTCTTAAG GCTTCTAGTTACGTCAATGCAATCTATATGCTTGGAGGGGCTGGGTGGTGAAAGCAAGGTTGATCCTAGATTGCAAGAAACAACTTTTATACAACATACATTTGGCGGACATCTCAGATCAAAG GTCAAGTGTTTGAGATGTCATCATGAGTCAGAACGATATGAAAACATCATGGATCTTACCTTAGAGATATTTGGTTGGGTTGAGTCACTTGAAGATGCGCTGACTCAGTTTACAACCCCTGAAGATTTGGATGGAGAAAACATGTACAGATGTGGAAG GTGTGCTGCTTATGTTCGAGCCAGGAAGCAATTGAGCATACATGAGGCGCCAAATATCCTCACAATTGTCTTGAAGAGATTTCAG GAGGGAAATTATGGAAAAATAAACAAGTGCATCACTTTTCCAGACATGCTGGATATGATTCCATTTATGACTGGAACGGGTGACATTCCTCCGCTTTACTTGCTATATGGTGTTGTGGTGCATTTGGATACGCAGAATGCATCTTTCTCTGGACATTATGTGGCATATGTGAAAGACATGCGAGGTGATTGGTTCAGGATAGATGACACTGAG GTTCACCCCGTTTCAATGAGCCAGGTTATGATGGAAGGAGCATATATCTTATTTTACATGAG gTCTTGTCCCCGCCCTCAAGGAGGATTTTCTGGAAAAGCTATCAAGGAGCAAGTTCCAGGCTTAGAAAATCAATGCCTGTTGAAAGCTCAGAAGTCAAGGCTAGATCAAAGCAAACACAGCAGGCAATTTGCTAGGCCAGAGCATTTACCAGATGATATCAGGCCAGAGATTGCAGCTGCCTTTGGCAACAGCACCGCTAATGATATCCTTAGGAGTTCTAACAGGAATGTTTTCCCTAGGATGGAAACATATGGTGGGCCCATCGGTGTGGAGTTCTCTGATGCTACGTCAAGTGATTGGTCTCTTTTTACAAGTTCTGATGAGGCCTCGTTCACGACTGAGAGTACAAGAGACTCTTTCAGTACTGTGGATTGTGCCGATGCTTGCAATATCGATCCAGTCTGTTCAATTTTATATGCTCCGGAGTATTCTCACAGTTCTGCATCCTGTAGAAAATTTTCCAATAGTAGGCCACACACTAGATTTGTTTCCAAGGAAAGGGGTGTTATTTTGGATTCATGCTTGTCAACCCATCCCGTTGACAGAGTACAGAAACGAAACTATTCAAGACAGGTCAGTGATTCACAAACCGAACACCCTCTGGATAGTAAATGCAGCTCGTTTGTAAGATATGGGACTAACCCAATGCATAGTCTTGACCGAACTTCAGATCATTGCAAACTCTAA